The stretch of DNA CAACCTGTGCTGCCGGCTATACAAAATTGGCTTTCGGAAGGCGATTGCTTTAAATATATGGGTGTTTCTGCCAAGCAGGAGAAAAAGCAGGAGCTTTTGGATTGGCTTTTGGAATTGGTTAGAAAAATTGATTATGCAAAAGAGGTAAAATCATCATGATACGGTTTGCTAACTGGTATTTTTTACTTATAGTACCTTTGATTGCTTATTTGCTTTTAATGAAGAGAAATAAATCGTTTTTGAAGTTTTCCAGCATAAAGCTCCTTGAAAGTGCTGGAATGCAGAAAACTGTGAAACATAAAATCGGTAAGTACATAATTCTTGCAGGCCTTACAATACTGGTAATTGCATTGGCAAGGCCACAATTGCCTCAAAAGGACAGCCCTGTATCACAAAAGGGGGTAGATATTACCATGGCCCTCGATGTTTCAGGAACAATGCAGTCAGTTGATTTTGAGCCCAGCAGGCTGGAGGTCGCAAGAAAAACCATAGAGGATTTTATTAAAGGAAGAAATGAGGATAGGCTGTCCTTAGTCATATTTGCAGGGGCGGCTTATACCAGAGTACCATTAACCTTGGACCATAATATTTTAAGAGAATCCCTGGCGGGAGTTACCAGCAAATCGGTTAATCAAGACGGGACGGCTATCGGGATGGCCATATCAGTTGGGTTGAACAGATTAAAAAAGAGTGATTCTACTTCCAAAATAATGATTCTTGTGACTGATGGCGATAACAATGCAGGAGAAATAGACCCCAATACCGCAAGTGATCTTGCAAAAGAGTTGGGTGTGAAAATATATACAATCGGTGTGGGAACCGATAGGACCGTTATTCCTGTTGAGTATTTCGGGGAAACCAGATACCAGCAAGTGGAAGGTGGACTTAATGAAGAGCTTCTGAAAAATGTTGCACAGGCTACAGGAGGCCAATATTACCGTGCCAAGGATCCACAGGCCTTAGCCCAAATATTTTCTACCATAGACAAACTGGAAAAGAGTAAATTCCAGCAGGATAATTTTATGCAGTATCACGAACTGGCCTTTATTTTGATTGGAATCGGCCTTTTGCTTTTACTTGTGGGAATCTTCTTTGACAAATATTATTTTGTCCAGATTCCTTAAGATATCGAAGTCTTTATACATATTTACAAAGGGGAGGTTTGCATTTGATTAATTTTAAATACCCTTTTAATATAATATTCGCCCTCGTTCCGGTATTCGGCCTTACTCTATTGATACTGGCTTATCATAAGAAAGAAAGAATACTGAATTTAATGAAAATAAATTTCGTCATACCGCTCAAGGTCTTAAGGGGTGTGCTTATAACCCTTGGATTGTGCTTAATTGTCTTGTCACTTATGGGGCCACAAAGGTTTATGGGCTATACCGAGGTAAGCAGAAAGGGTATGGACATTTATGTTTTGGTTGACACCTCGAAAAGTATGCTTGTTGAAGATATCCAGCCAAACAGGATAAGTAGGGCAAAGAAGATTATTGAGGGAATAATCGACAAGCTTCAAGGGGACCGCATCGGCTTTATTCCATTTTCACAGGATGCGTATGTCCAGATGCCATTAACTGACGATTATCAGCTGGCACGTATGTTCCTTGATGTAATTGATACCGATATGATCGCAGGAGGGGGGACAAACATAGCTTCCGCAATCAAGTTGGCTGACAGCTCATTTAAAAGGGTTACAAGTGCCGACAGAGTAATAATTGTAATTAGTGACGGTGAAGAACTGGACTATAACAGTCAGGAAGTTGTCAAGAGCATAAATGACAAGAATCTGAAATTATTTACAATTGGTATCGGCTCGGAAAAAGGTGGACTAATTCCTGTTTATGATGAAAAGGGAACACAGAGGACAGGCTACAAAAAGGATAACACAGGAAACTTTGTAACATCACGCTTAAATACCGATATACTGAAAAAGTTAGCTGAATCAGGAAATGGTAAATACTATCAGGCATCACTTTCAGGTGGGGAGATACAAAGTCTTTTGGGTGATATGAGGGGGTTAAGAAGGGATACTTCAAAGATAGACAAAATAAAGAGATATAATCACCTTTACCAATACTTTTTAGGTATGGGAATATTGCTTTTTACAGCAGCTTACCTATTACCTGAGAGGAGGAGAACAGCATGAGGAAGATAATGATTCCGATGTTTCTTGTTTCAGGATTATCGACAATGGTTATATTGATAATGCTTTTTACAGGGTTAATTGATTTCAATAATGGTCATATTAAAGCCCTTGTAGATGGAAACCGTTTTTTTATTGTCAAAAAATATGACAAGGCATTGGAAACATATAAGGTAGGGCTATCTAAAAAGCCTGGGGATATTGATTTAAATCAAAATTCAGGGTTGGCAGCATACCAGTTGAGTAATTATGAAGAGTCTTTAAAGTACTATGTTAAATCCCCCGATAGAGTTGAAAAATACATTAAATCAGGCAATGCCAACCTGAAGATGGGAGATAAGGGCAGTGAACCCGGTGCAAAGTTGAAATTCTATCAGCAGGCATTGCAGATTTATAAGCAGGGGATTGTAAAATTTCCTCAAAATGTTGATTTAAAGTATAACTATGAATATTGTAAAAAGAAAATAGATGAGCTACAGGATAAAAATGATCAACAAGACAACCAGCAAAACCAACAGAACGAGCAAAATAAACAAGACCAACAGAGCCAACAGGATCAGCAAGGCGAGGAGAATCAGCAAGACAAGGAGAATCAACAGGACAAGCAAAATCAACAGGACAAGCAAAATCAACAAGATAAGCAAGACAAGAAGAATCAACAGGACAAGCAAAATCAACAAGATAAGCAAGACAAGGAGAATCAGCAGGACAAGCAAAATCAACAGGATAAGCAAGGCCAGAAGGATCAGCAAAATCAGCAGGGCCAACGCAATAAGCCTGATAAGGGAGATAAAGAGGACAAAGAAGCCGTTATTCAGGCACAAAAGGTTCTTGAAATGTTAGAACAACAGGAAGAAGAAAGCCTGAAAAACAACCAAGAAGTTAAAAATAGCGGTAAGGAGGCGGAACATGACTGGTAAAAAAATTAATTTTATATTATTCATAATAATTGCAGCCATCTTTTCTATGCAAGTAAGTGTTCAGGCGAAGGAGCCTCAGTTTCGTCTCGATATCAACAGCATAAAACTTGCCAGGGGTGAAAGTACCAATTTGGTTTTGTCACTTATAGATGCTCGGAATGCGGAAGTAGCCGGCATAGACGGGCTGCAAAATTTTGATGTGTTATCACAAAACACCTCAATGTCAACACAAGTGATTAATGGAGATGCAAGCATTCAGAATAACTATAATTATGTTATAATGCCTAAAAAAACGGGGCAATTCACTCTGTGCGGAAATGTAAAGTATGAGGGAAAGATACATCAGACCAATGTATTGCAGATTGAAGTGGTAGAAGGAAATAATTCGCAGAATGGTGAGGCAAAGGACTTTTTTATTAAGACCATTCTTTCGGATAACGAAGCTTATTTTGGACAGAAGGTTGTTCTTACATATGAGTTTTACTCACGCTATTCCATTGAGGATTTCAAGTTTTTAGATAAAACTGACATTAATGGATTTATAAAAAAAGAGGTTTCCAGGGATAAAATTAACGCTGAATTTGTTTATGTTGATGGTAAGAAGTATGTTAAATATGAAGCAAAGCAAATGTATCTGTCGCCGACAAAGGCCGGTACATTTACAATACCGTCATTTAAGTTTCAGGCAGATGTAAGTACAGGTGATTTTTTTAACTCGTCACAGCCCTATTATCTCCAAACTGAATCAAAAGAATTAAAGGTTAAACAGCTGCCGATAAATAATCAACCGGCTGATTTTTCCGGCATAGTAGGAAATTTAAGTATTGATGCTAAATACAGCAAGCAGGAGATTGATTTAAAGGACTCACTGGCCCTAAATGTGACACTGACTGGGGATTGCAGCCTTGACGGGGTGAAAAAGATAATAAAAGATACCATACCGGGATTTTCAGTTTATGAAACTGAGAAGGATACTGAAGAAGGAATAGAAAACAACCGGTACAAGGTTAAAAAGGAGTTTGAAATAATATTGGTTCCTGAAAAGAATGGGGACATTAAAATTGAGCCTGTTTATATATCCTATTTTAGTCCGAAGTCAGGCAGTTATGAAAAGGCAGAAATCCCCGGCACAACTATAAAGGTAAAGGGGGATATGCCTGGGAGCCAAGTTCAGACTCAGGGACAGCCAGGCATAAGCAGTGGAACATCTTTGGTGCCTGTTGAGACCATTAAGATTGATCAGGTTAGTTATGAGCCTCAGAATGACGGTTATCTAACATTTAAATTTAAAAAGGATTATCTGCTTATTACTCTATTTTTGCTTATTATATTGGCTGCTCTGGCATTCGCACTTTATTGGATGGTTATACACCAAAAGAAAAAGGATAAAAACCTTTTTAATTTATATAAACAGTTAAACAGCACTGATGATCAAAATGAGATTTACAACATATTCAATAATATGATTAAACATCGTTTCAGTCTGAGCGTGAAGGCAAGTTCTAGAAGTTTGATCATGACCAGGCTCTCTGGATACGAGTTGGTAAATCCGGTGCTTGAGGTTATGGACCTTATGGAAAATAAAAAGCAGCCAACCCCTGAAGACAGAGTGTATATTAAAGGCAAAATAAAGGAAATATATAAAAAGCTTGCGAATACTAAGAGGGCGTGACCATCCTGGTCTTGCCCTTTAGTTATAAACAGGAAAATTTATCTTTTGGAACGCCTGTAACCAGCAGCTTGAGCTTGGGCTTCCGTGTCAAAGTACTCCTCTGCAATTGTTTTATCATAAAATGCCCCACCAGGTACGTGGTATATTTTTTCGCCGCTTGAGCTTATATTACCTTTAATCTTGCCATTTGGTTGGCCTGGAGCAGTGGGTTTTACTGCTGTGGGTTTGACTGCTGTGGGTTTGACTGTAGGAGAATTAGTCTGTGAGGGCTTTAAAGTGGACTGTGGCACAGGAGTTTTATTTGTGCCATTAAGTGACCAAAGGCCTACATTGGCTTCTCTGGCCTCCTTGGCAAATTTAGTGAAATACTCTGAATACTTCACATCGGGAGGATAGGTAGAAGCCTGAGCATACCCTTTCAGGACCAGGATAGCATTAAACATTTTTGAACGTATATTTGTCTCAGTGATTTCCACGGGATTTTCCAGCCACACAATTCTTAAAAGCCGCCCGTATTTGTCTCTTTCACTTACATCCTTTTCAATGTATACGGTCTTACCTGCAAGCGACTTTTTTGTAAAGTTAGAGGCTTCGCTCCCATAGGGTTCATGTCGTGTCGTACTTTCCGGGGTATTTACTCCTATTAACCTGATCTTTTCTGTGCTGCCATTTAAGAAACTTGCTTCAATTGTATCGCCATCCACAGCTCTGATTACCTGAACAGCTGCAAAACCTGTTTTAGCAGTGTTTGTATCTGTTGGCAGCGGTGTGGGAGTATTGCCTTGATTTGCGGGGAGAGTTTTTATGGGTTCATTTCTAGTATTGTCTCGGCTTGATATATTATTTTGGGTGTTCTTATTGTCTGAAGGAATCACCACAAATAGAAATACAGCAGAAAACACAAACGTAAGTATAAATCGTGCAGGCGTGTTGTATCTCTTGTTCTTCCACAATAAAATCAGCCCAACAGGAGCAAACAATATAAGCATAACCCACATAAACCACGGCTTGTTGTAAAACCTGACCTTATCATTATTCATCTAAACGTAACACCTCGTAGAAAAATTTAAACTGCTCAAAAGTATTATAACATAATGTTGACAGTACTATTCTTTATTCTATGGCCTTTGGTTCTATAGCTTTAAACAGGTTGCTGATGTCAAAGGGAGGTTTTTATGTCAAAGAGAGGTTTATTACAATTCATGCACTAATATTTGTCTTTATAACACTTTCTGCATAACTATGATTAAATTAGAACATAATAATAATTAGCATATTATAAGGATGTGTTAGTCATTTCAATAGAGCGTTTTATACTGATAGCAGCTAGTGGGGGAGTCGTAATATCAATATTTTATATCCCCAAAAGTAAACGCAGACAGGCATTGGTTTCATTTATAGCATTTCAAGCAACCACGTGGGCTGTGGCAAATATTCTTGTTCAGACAGGGGCAGTTGCTTTCCCTGCTAGAGAGTTTCAAACAGCAACACGAGTTGGATTTAGTCAAAACTTTTTTGTCTTTCCAATGGTTTTTACCTGGTTCGTTCTTTTGTATCCAAGTAAATTGCATTTTATATATCGCTTATTACATTGTGTGGTATTCATTTCCATTATAGTATGCATTGTATATTTCTTCAGTATATATACAGATCTAGAGGAGTTTATGAAAGGAACAAAAACCTCTCAATTGATTAGGCTATACAGAGATTTTACTCTTCAATTTATTTTATGCCACACCTACGTAAAATGGTTTTTTAAGAAGTCAGCGAATCTACTGGGAGTGTGATAATTTGTTTTTTTCCGAACGTGTACTGCTAGGCATTGTGTGGGGTAGTTGCTTTATTTCCATTTGGTTTATCCCTAAAGAAAAGAGAGCTGTTGCATCCTTTGTTTTCCTCATAACCCAGTCCTTGACGTGGATTGCAGGGCTCATTGTTGTGGAGTTCAATTGGATTGAGTACCCTGTCCGTGAGCTAGCTAAAGCAAGCTCAACAAGCTTTTCCTTTGAGTATTTTATACTTCCTTTACTGACAGTGTTTTTTGTACTGTATTATCCTGACAATAAGAAATTGATAAGAAAAATTATTCACTTTGCGACCTTTTCTTCAGCACTGACTTTAATAGAAGTCTTGGTTGAAAAATTTACTCTTCTTATTACATACCATTCATGGACATGGTATTGGACATGGCTCAGCGTTCCGGCATTATTTTATTTGGTAATGTGCATTTATAGATGGTTCTTCAAAATCAAGGGAATTTTTAGTATATAAATATTGTATCATAATAAAAGCAGGTATTGATTATTTAATGCTTTTCAGATATATTGATAGTAATTATTGCCTAAAGGAGAGTATATCTATGTGGATAAAGAATAACTTCTTTAAATATTCAATAGGAATAATAATACTTCTTGTTATAGTTTTTCTGCTGGGACAGATAGATTTTTTTATCGCACCTTTTAAAAAATTTATAGCAATTGTGTTTTTTCCTTTGTTGTTTGCCTTGATGCTGTATTATATATTCAGACCGGTGATAAGGCTTTTGAGTAAGAAAAAGATACCTAAAACACCGTCGATACTCATTGTATTTTTTGTGTTTTTACTGATTTTTTCATTAGTTGGAATTTATGCAGGATCTCTTATAGTTAAAGAGTCCCAGCAGCTTGCGGATGATATGCCTCAGATTCTTGAGAAGGCTAGGATAAAGGCTGATGAGCTTATAAAAAATAAAAATATTGCAGCATTGTTCTCGGGGAAAATAAACGAACAGCTAACTTCCTATGCAAAGAGTGTGTTTCCGGCTGTTAAGGACGGCCTTGTCAGTGCAGCCTCTGCTGTTGCAAGTGCCACTTCTGTGCTGGTGGTTGTGCCGTTTATACTTTTTTATCTTTTAAGAGATGACCGAAATTTTTATGCCAAAGTCATATCCTTTTTACCAGTAAAATATAAAAACCCTGTTGCAAAAATGCTAAAAGAGACCGACAAGACTCTATCAAACTACATAACAGGGCAGGCCCTTATTGCGTTGATTCTAGGGGTGCTGTCCTATATAGGCTACCTGATTGTGGGGTTAAAATATTCCTTTATTCTTGCTTTCCTGGTCATGATAACCTCTTTTATACCCATGCTTGGAGCTATCATAGGTGTGGTTCCTGCGTTTTTTGTGGGACTTTCGGTTAGCCCCTTCATGGCGTTGAAGGTTTTAATTGTCGCAATTGTTGTACAGCAGCTTGAAGGGAACTTTATTTCGCCTAACCTTATGGGCAAAAGGCTTGCAATACATCCTTTGACAATAATAATACTTTTCCTTGGAGCAGCGTCGCTATATGGGTTTATCGGTATGCTCATTGCAGTTCCTGCATACGCAGCATTTAAAGTAATTGCTGCAGGGGGTATGAAAATATTCAGAATATGGAAGAGTGGAAATATTTAATTGGAATGATGGCCAGAATTGCTATAAAAGCAATCATTTTATTACGTTTAAGAATATTCACTTTAATAAATTAAAACCTCGGGCAGCCGAGCCGGTAATACTTGTTAATGATGAAGGTGGAAAAACCTTTTGGAGAGAAGAAGATTATGAGATATCAGTAAAGGTAATGTTTCTAATACTTTTGAAGAAAAATTTTGATCATAGCTTTATAAATCAGTCTCCGATAAGTATTGATTTTTTTGACCAATGGTGGCGGCTGAAAAGGGCTGATACTCCAATACACAGCCGTGAGATTCTTGAAAATGTTCAAAGTTCTATACTTGAGCAAATACAGTTAACTGGTAAAGATTTACCTGATTCGTTTATAAGTAATTTAAAAAAGAGTTAAAAGCCTATACCCATTCAATATCATCAATATGAAAAGTATAAGCAATGGATTTATACTAGTATTTACACTTATAATTCTTTCCTGTAAAATTATTATGAAATTATAAGTTGGGGAGAATTTTATTATGTTGACATTGAATAAGATAGGGAAAAACATCATCGCAAGTATAATAATTTACTGTATATGTGGAATTATTTCTAATGTATATGCAGAATATGAATTGAAAACTTGGCTACCACAAATAAAGATGGGTAAATCGATAAATGTCTTACTAAAGTATAAAAATGATACTGCATCTTATCGGTTTAAGTGTATAAAATCAGGTATATATTACATTGATTTTTCTATGGAGTTATATGGAGATTCCATGGCTTATTCAGTAGGTATAACAGATGCGTACAATAACAAAGTATATCCAAGAATAGATAGGAATGAAGAGTAAGTCCCGAATTTCGTAGAAATTGA from Pseudobacteroides sp. encodes:
- a CDS encoding VWA domain-containing protein, encoding MIRFANWYFLLIVPLIAYLLLMKRNKSFLKFSSIKLLESAGMQKTVKHKIGKYIILAGLTILVIALARPQLPQKDSPVSQKGVDITMALDVSGTMQSVDFEPSRLEVARKTIEDFIKGRNEDRLSLVIFAGAAYTRVPLTLDHNILRESLAGVTSKSVNQDGTAIGMAISVGLNRLKKSDSTSKIMILVTDGDNNAGEIDPNTASDLAKELGVKIYTIGVGTDRTVIPVEYFGETRYQQVEGGLNEELLKNVAQATGGQYYRAKDPQALAQIFSTIDKLEKSKFQQDNFMQYHELAFILIGIGLLLLLVGIFFDKYYFVQIP
- a CDS encoding vWA domain-containing protein; this encodes MINFKYPFNIIFALVPVFGLTLLILAYHKKERILNLMKINFVIPLKVLRGVLITLGLCLIVLSLMGPQRFMGYTEVSRKGMDIYVLVDTSKSMLVEDIQPNRISRAKKIIEGIIDKLQGDRIGFIPFSQDAYVQMPLTDDYQLARMFLDVIDTDMIAGGGTNIASAIKLADSSFKRVTSADRVIIVISDGEELDYNSQEVVKSINDKNLKLFTIGIGSEKGGLIPVYDEKGTQRTGYKKDNTGNFVTSRLNTDILKKLAESGNGKYYQASLSGGEIQSLLGDMRGLRRDTSKIDKIKRYNHLYQYFLGMGILLFTAAYLLPERRRTA
- a CDS encoding tetratricopeptide repeat protein; the encoded protein is MRKIMIPMFLVSGLSTMVILIMLFTGLIDFNNGHIKALVDGNRFFIVKKYDKALETYKVGLSKKPGDIDLNQNSGLAAYQLSNYEESLKYYVKSPDRVEKYIKSGNANLKMGDKGSEPGAKLKFYQQALQIYKQGIVKFPQNVDLKYNYEYCKKKIDELQDKNDQQDNQQNQQNEQNKQDQQSQQDQQGEENQQDKENQQDKQNQQDKQNQQDKQDKKNQQDKQNQQDKQDKENQQDKQNQQDKQGQKDQQNQQGQRNKPDKGDKEDKEAVIQAQKVLEMLEQQEEESLKNNQEVKNSGKEAEHDW
- a CDS encoding BatD family protein, giving the protein MTGKKINFILFIIIAAIFSMQVSVQAKEPQFRLDINSIKLARGESTNLVLSLIDARNAEVAGIDGLQNFDVLSQNTSMSTQVINGDASIQNNYNYVIMPKKTGQFTLCGNVKYEGKIHQTNVLQIEVVEGNNSQNGEAKDFFIKTILSDNEAYFGQKVVLTYEFYSRYSIEDFKFLDKTDINGFIKKEVSRDKINAEFVYVDGKKYVKYEAKQMYLSPTKAGTFTIPSFKFQADVSTGDFFNSSQPYYLQTESKELKVKQLPINNQPADFSGIVGNLSIDAKYSKQEIDLKDSLALNVTLTGDCSLDGVKKIIKDTIPGFSVYETEKDTEEGIENNRYKVKKEFEIILVPEKNGDIKIEPVYISYFSPKSGSYEKAEIPGTTIKVKGDMPGSQVQTQGQPGISSGTSLVPVETIKIDQVSYEPQNDGYLTFKFKKDYLLITLFLLIILAALAFALYWMVIHQKKKDKNLFNLYKQLNSTDDQNEIYNIFNNMIKHRFSLSVKASSRSLIMTRLSGYELVNPVLEVMDLMENKKQPTPEDRVYIKGKIKEIYKKLANTKRA
- a CDS encoding thermonuclease family protein; protein product: MNNDKVRFYNKPWFMWVMLILFAPVGLILLWKNKRYNTPARFILTFVFSAVFLFVVIPSDNKNTQNNISSRDNTRNEPIKTLPANQGNTPTPLPTDTNTAKTGFAAVQVIRAVDGDTIEASFLNGSTEKIRLIGVNTPESTTRHEPYGSEASNFTKKSLAGKTVYIEKDVSERDKYGRLLRIVWLENPVEITETNIRSKMFNAILVLKGYAQASTYPPDVKYSEYFTKFAKEAREANVGLWSLNGTNKTPVPQSTLKPSQTNSPTVKPTAVKPTAVKPTAPGQPNGKIKGNISSSGEKIYHVPGGAFYDKTIAEEYFDTEAQAQAAGYRRSKR
- a CDS encoding CBO0543 family protein, which gives rise to MLVISIERFILIAASGGVVISIFYIPKSKRRQALVSFIAFQATTWAVANILVQTGAVAFPAREFQTATRVGFSQNFFVFPMVFTWFVLLYPSKLHFIYRLLHCVVFISIIVCIVYFFSIYTDLEEFMKGTKTSQLIRLYRDFTLQFILCHTYVKWFFKKSANLLGV
- a CDS encoding CBO0543 family protein, which translates into the protein MFFSERVLLGIVWGSCFISIWFIPKEKRAVASFVFLITQSLTWIAGLIVVEFNWIEYPVRELAKASSTSFSFEYFILPLLTVFFVLYYPDNKKLIRKIIHFATFSSALTLIEVLVEKFTLLITYHSWTWYWTWLSVPALFYLVMCIYRWFFKIKGIFSI
- a CDS encoding AI-2E family transporter, translating into MWIKNNFFKYSIGIIILLVIVFLLGQIDFFIAPFKKFIAIVFFPLLFALMLYYIFRPVIRLLSKKKIPKTPSILIVFFVFLLIFSLVGIYAGSLIVKESQQLADDMPQILEKARIKADELIKNKNIAALFSGKINEQLTSYAKSVFPAVKDGLVSAASAVASATSVLVVVPFILFYLLRDDRNFYAKVISFLPVKYKNPVAKMLKETDKTLSNYITGQALIALILGVLSYIGYLIVGLKYSFILAFLVMITSFIPMLGAIIGVVPAFFVGLSVSPFMALKVLIVAIVVQQLEGNFISPNLMGKRLAIHPLTIIILFLGAASLYGFIGMLIAVPAYAAFKVIAAGGMKIFRIWKSGNI